A window of Zingiber officinale cultivar Zhangliang chromosome 5A, Zo_v1.1, whole genome shotgun sequence contains these coding sequences:
- the LOC121979531 gene encoding uncharacterized protein LOC121979531, producing MYDAGIPFNAVKYDSFEPCIEAIGQFGSGMKPPSYHEVRVKYLKELANTNSLLKSHKEDHAKLRNLQDGWMKPPSYHEVRVKYLKELANMNSLLKSHKEDHAKFGCTIMADGWTDKKDNASCNVSTGRLLENRFPHLYWTPCAAHCLDLLLEDIFKIPHLRKLHERALMVNGYIYNRLQVLSMMREFTGQRDMVRTAKTRFTTTFLTLKRFHVQQANLRKMFTSEKWANSRFSKEVVGKRVAEVILMPSFWKNMVFALKVGGPLVKVLRLVDGEKRSPMGYIYEAMDRAKEAIVASFNNNEEKYRNIFEFIDKRWNIQLHRPLHVAGYFLNPECFYSNPDIENDTEVMKGLHKCISRLVRGEDLQDKITKQLENYKKAEGLFGLPMAIRQRTLKSPDDWWSSYGASMPVIRR from the exons ATGTATGATGCTGGAATTCCCTTCAATGCTGTTAAATATGATTCTTTTGAGCCTTGTATCGAAGCTATTGGACAATTTGGATCAGGGATGAAACctccatcatatcatgaagtgagGGTTAAGTATTTGAAGGAGTTGGCAAATACGAACTCACTTCTCAAATCCCATAAAGAAGATCATGCTAAGTTGAGAAATTTGCAAGATGGAT GGATGAAACctccatcatatcatgaagtgagGGTTAAGTATTTGAAGGAGTTGGCAAATATGAACTCACTTCTCAAATCCCATAAAGAAGATCATGCTAAGTTTGGGTGCACAATCATGGCAGATGGATGGACAGATAAAAAGG ATAATGCAAGCTGCAATGTCAGTAcag GTCGTCTTTTGGAAAACCGATTTCCACACTTGTACTGGACTCCCTGTGCAGCTCATTGTTTAGATTTGTTGCTCGAGGATATATTCAAAATTCCTCATCTTAGAAAATTGCATGAACGGGCGTTGATGGTGAATGGTTATATTTACAACAGACTGCAAGTattgagcatgatgagagagtttACTGGACAGAGAGACATGGTAAGAACCGCAAAGACACGTTTTACAACCACTTTTTTGACTTTAAAGCGATTTCATGTACAACAAGCAAATCTGAGAAAAATGTTTACATCTGAAAAGTGGGCAAATAGTCGATTTTCCAAAGAGGTCGTAGGAAAACGTGTAGCAGAAGTGATATTGATGCCTTCTTTTTGGAAAAATATGGTTTTTGCATTAAAAGTTGGTGGTCCATTGGTGAAAGTATTACGACTGGTAGACGGTGAAAAACGGTCTCCTATGGGTTATATTTATGAGGCAATGGACAGGGCCAAAGAAGCTATCGTTGCGTCATTTAACAATAATGAAGAGAAATATCGTAacatttttgaattcattgacaAAAGATGGAACATCCAACTCCATCGACCTTTGCACGTAGCCGGATATTTCTTGAATCCAGAGTGTTTTTACTCAAACCCTGACATAGAAAATGATACAGAAGTGATGAAGGGTTTGCACAAGTGCATATCTAGATTGGTGAGAGGTGAGGATTTACAAGATAAGATCACGAAACAATTGGAAAACTACAAGAAAGCAGAAGGACTTTTTGGTTTGCCAATGGCTATCCGACAAAGAACTTTAAAATCACCag ATGATTGGTGGTCTTCTTATGGTGCATCAATGcctgtgatccggcggtaa